A region of Nocardioides alkalitolerans DNA encodes the following proteins:
- a CDS encoding glycoside hydrolase family 30 beta sandwich domain-containing protein, producing the protein MSLLLSSVPSRRASARRIAAVAGLLVTSLLAVGVDASGATPVVAAAGTAATVTTPSFVVTSPTSSTRRLATVPTTTKAATVTFTVDTTRPQQAWWGTGAALTDASVGLLAGNSDALRLLFDPTRADGARLDALRLPLSSTDFSPTSWAWSWDGTAAAPAPEASAAISTITQGILPLRPDLRVVAAGWSAPASMKTSGSLRGGGLRADSTTAYGAFLVSQAQELQRRGVPLRAMTLGNEPGHSSDYATMTMDVSQMAALGRQVRPQLPGDVALWAGDHNWEHRWAYDQIVAAAPGSFDGSAYHCYGGTPSQMNGPTPFRIITECTGTTDGWASSFAWQLRNLVAVPVANGSSGLLMWNLALDPSNGPIDAASRYGCRSCRGLLTVDGTRVTTGPEFYLLAHLTRAAQPGARVLPVASSASGTAVAAFRNPDGTTGVVGVNHTTSTQVVAVKVGSTTRRYSVGPGELFTYRTP; encoded by the coding sequence GTGTCCCTCCTGCTCAGCTCCGTCCCCTCCCGCCGCGCGTCCGCCCGGCGGATCGCCGCCGTCGCCGGCCTGCTCGTCACCAGCCTGCTCGCCGTCGGCGTCGACGCCTCCGGCGCGACCCCGGTCGTCGCGGCTGCCGGCACGGCCGCGACCGTGACGACGCCGTCGTTCGTCGTCACGTCGCCGACGTCGAGCACGCGCCGGCTCGCGACCGTGCCGACGACCACGAAGGCAGCCACCGTCACCTTCACCGTCGACACCACGCGTCCGCAGCAGGCGTGGTGGGGCACGGGCGCGGCGCTGACGGACGCCTCGGTCGGGCTGCTGGCCGGCAACAGCGACGCGCTGCGCCTGCTCTTCGACCCGACACGCGCCGACGGAGCCCGCCTGGACGCCCTGCGCCTGCCGCTGAGCTCGACCGACTTCTCGCCCACCTCGTGGGCCTGGTCGTGGGACGGCACTGCCGCGGCCCCGGCGCCCGAGGCGTCGGCGGCGATCTCCACGATCACCCAGGGCATCCTGCCGCTGCGCCCCGACCTCCGCGTCGTGGCGGCCGGCTGGAGCGCTCCGGCGTCGATGAAGACCAGCGGCTCGCTGCGGGGCGGCGGCCTGCGCGCCGACAGCACGACGGCGTACGGCGCGTTCCTGGTCTCCCAGGCCCAGGAGCTGCAGCGGCGCGGGGTGCCGCTGCGTGCGATGACGCTGGGCAACGAGCCCGGGCACTCGTCGGACTACGCGACGATGACGATGGACGTCTCCCAGATGGCGGCGCTGGGCCGGCAGGTCCGCCCGCAGCTGCCGGGCGACGTCGCCCTGTGGGCCGGTGACCACAACTGGGAGCACCGCTGGGCCTACGACCAGATCGTCGCCGCGGCCCCGGGTTCGTTCGACGGGTCGGCGTACCACTGCTACGGCGGCACGCCGTCCCAGATGAACGGCCCGACCCCGTTCCGCATCATCACGGAGTGCACGGGCACCACCGACGGCTGGGCCAGCAGCTTCGCCTGGCAGCTGCGCAACCTCGTCGCCGTCCCCGTGGCGAACGGGTCCTCGGGCCTGCTCATGTGGAACCTCGCCCTCGACCCGTCGAACGGACCGATCGACGCGGCGTCGCGCTACGGCTGTCGCAGCTGCCGCGGGCTCCTCACGGTCGACGGCACGCGGGTCACCACGGGTCCGGAGTTCTACCTGCTCGCCCACCTGACCCGTGCGGCGCAGCCGGGTGCCCGGGTGCTCCCGGTCGCCTCGTCGGCGTCCGGCACCGCCGTCGCGGCCTTCCGCAACCCCGACGGCACGACGGGCGTCGTCGGCGTCAACCACACGACGAGCACCCAGGTGGTGGCGGTGAAGGTCGGGTCCACGACGCGTCGCTACTCGGTGGGTCCGGGCGAGCTGTTCACCTACCGCACCCCGTAG
- a CDS encoding leucyl aminopeptidase family protein — protein MSPDAPTDAAHAVLGLPLSGLPPQPVPPEVERRDSLAAVGDDPDRGAVLAVAVLPPPSAGHDAGGDADEAGEGTDGPDLVIGPGGAEVAERWGLDLLAALAAHRATGRAGEVTRIPLLGPGPDEVRLLLLVGVGAGGVEDLRRAGAATARACAGRAAATSTVAAVAETDDALAAYVVGATLGAFSFRWSERDDERPPLGVLVLAGLPDDDAVAGVVERAVAVGRAGWTSRLLATVPSNVKSPRWLADQAEALGARHGLEVEVTEVDELRRRGFGGIVAVGRASVTPPVLIRLDYTPPGLSRAALRRTPRVVLVGKGITFDTGGLSLKPAEGMRTMKRDMTGGAVVMATLAALAAVGCPVRVTGLVAAAENAVGGDALRPGDVLRQYGGRTTEVTNTDAEGRLVLADALAFAVDRLDPAVLVDVATLTGAGKVALGLSTGGLFATSDPLADALLSSGGRAGEPLWRLPLADVYEEKLASTIADADNAPGGPGAITAALFLRHFVGDVPWAHLDIASVGDAAKDADEWTAGPTGFGPRLLLDWLAGRDGRVSGF, from the coding sequence GTGTCGCCTGACGCCCCGACCGACGCCGCCCACGCCGTGCTCGGCCTCCCGCTGAGCGGGCTGCCCCCGCAGCCCGTCCCGCCGGAGGTCGAGCGACGCGACTCCCTCGCCGCTGTCGGGGACGATCCCGACCGCGGCGCGGTGCTCGCCGTCGCGGTGCTGCCGCCCCCCTCCGCTGGCCACGACGCCGGCGGCGACGCCGACGAGGCGGGGGAGGGCACCGACGGGCCCGATCTCGTCATCGGCCCCGGTGGGGCCGAGGTCGCCGAGCGGTGGGGTCTCGACCTCCTCGCCGCGCTGGCCGCCCACCGGGCGACCGGCCGGGCGGGCGAGGTCACCCGCATCCCGCTGCTCGGTCCCGGGCCCGACGAGGTGCGGTTGCTGCTCCTCGTCGGCGTCGGCGCCGGCGGGGTCGAGGACCTGCGTCGGGCCGGGGCGGCGACCGCTCGCGCCTGCGCGGGTCGTGCCGCCGCGACCAGCACCGTCGCGGCCGTCGCCGAGACCGACGACGCCCTCGCGGCGTACGTCGTGGGGGCCACCCTGGGGGCCTTCTCCTTCCGCTGGTCCGAGCGTGACGACGAGCGGCCGCCGCTCGGTGTGCTCGTGCTCGCGGGCCTGCCCGACGACGACGCGGTCGCGGGCGTCGTCGAGCGTGCCGTCGCGGTGGGCCGCGCCGGCTGGACGTCGCGGCTCCTCGCGACCGTCCCCTCCAACGTGAAGTCCCCGCGCTGGCTCGCCGACCAGGCCGAGGCGCTCGGCGCGCGGCACGGCCTCGAGGTCGAGGTGACCGAGGTCGACGAGCTGCGGCGGCGCGGCTTCGGCGGCATCGTCGCGGTGGGTCGCGCCTCGGTGACCCCGCCGGTGCTGATCCGCCTCGACTACACGCCGCCGGGCCTCTCCCGCGCGGCGCTCCGCCGCACGCCGCGGGTGGTGCTCGTCGGCAAGGGCATCACCTTCGACACCGGGGGCCTCTCCCTCAAGCCCGCCGAGGGCATGCGCACCATGAAGCGCGACATGACCGGTGGCGCCGTCGTGATGGCGACGCTCGCCGCGCTGGCGGCCGTCGGTTGCCCCGTGCGCGTGACGGGTCTCGTCGCGGCCGCGGAGAACGCGGTCGGCGGGGACGCGCTGCGCCCGGGCGACGTGCTGCGGCAGTACGGCGGGCGCACCACCGAGGTCACCAACACCGACGCCGAGGGCCGCCTCGTGCTGGCCGACGCGCTGGCCTTCGCGGTGGACCGGCTCGACCCCGCGGTGCTCGTCGACGTCGCGACCCTGACGGGCGCCGGCAAGGTCGCGCTCGGCCTCAGCACCGGCGGTCTGTTCGCCACCTCGGACCCGCTCGCCGACGCCCTGCTCTCCTCCGGGGGCCGCGCGGGGGAGCCGCTGTGGCGCCTCCCGCTGGCCGACGTCTACGAGGAGAAGCTGGCCTCGACGATCGCGGACGCCGACAACGCGCCCGGCGGACCGGGTGCGATCACCGCGGCGCTCTTCCTGCGCCACTTCGTGGGCGACGTGCCGTGGGCGCACCTCGACATCGCGTCGGTCGGGGACGCGGCGAAGGACGCCGACGAGTGGACGGCCGGTCCGACCGGGTTCGGCCCGCGTCTGCTGCTCGACTGGCTGGCCGGCCGGGACGGCCGGGTCAGCGGGTTCTGA
- a CDS encoding DivIVA domain-containing protein: MVWIFAVLAVAAMAGVAAVAAGHGTPMAPEHGDRPDAGVPSTGRITADDLRGVCFPVVLRGYRQADVDALLERLAAQQEGIDLYRPPVAPADGRDGPDGDAADREAH; encoded by the coding sequence ATGGTCTGGATCTTCGCGGTGCTCGCCGTCGCGGCGATGGCCGGCGTGGCGGCCGTGGCCGCCGGGCACGGCACGCCGATGGCTCCCGAGCACGGCGACCGGCCCGACGCGGGCGTGCCGTCGACGGGGCGGATCACGGCCGACGACCTGCGCGGCGTGTGCTTCCCGGTGGTGCTCCGCGGCTACCGCCAGGCCGACGTCGACGCGCTCCTCGAGCGCCTCGCCGCCCAGCAGGAGGGCATCGACCTGTACCGCCCGCCTGTCGCCCCCGCCGATGGCCGGGACGGCCCGGATGGCGATGCGGCCGACCGTGAGGCACACTGA
- a CDS encoding O-methyltransferase produces the protein MTTPITAASWTYSEELVAEDEVLLGARARAEEVGVVPVSPGAGAALRFLAAVLDARAVVEIGTGTGVSGLWLLRGMRPDGVLTSVDVEAEHQRLAKETFAEAGIPSQRVRAIPGAALDVLPRLTDGHYDLVLCDGDKLEYAAYLTAALRLLRPGGVVVFDNALWHDRVADPAKRDETTIAIRDLGREVAASEDLVPVLLPVGDGLLAAKKIG, from the coding sequence ATCACCACCCCCATCACCGCCGCGAGCTGGACCTACTCCGAGGAGCTCGTCGCCGAGGACGAGGTGCTGCTCGGCGCGCGTGCCCGGGCGGAGGAGGTCGGTGTCGTTCCCGTCAGCCCCGGGGCCGGTGCCGCACTGCGCTTCCTGGCCGCCGTGCTGGACGCCCGCGCCGTCGTCGAGATCGGCACGGGCACGGGCGTCTCCGGCCTGTGGCTGCTGCGCGGCATGCGCCCCGACGGCGTGCTGACCAGCGTCGACGTCGAGGCGGAGCACCAGCGGCTCGCCAAGGAGACGTTCGCGGAGGCGGGCATCCCCTCGCAGCGGGTGCGGGCCATCCCCGGCGCCGCGCTCGACGTGCTGCCCCGGCTGACCGACGGCCACTACGACCTGGTGCTCTGCGACGGCGACAAGCTCGAGTACGCGGCGTACCTGACCGCGGCCCTGCGCCTGCTGCGCCCGGGCGGCGTCGTCGTGTTCGACAACGCCCTGTGGCACGACCGGGTCGCCGACCCGGCCAAGCGCGACGAGACGACGATCGCCATCCGCGACCTCGGCCGCGAGGTGGCCGCCTCGGAGGACCTCGTGCCGGTGCTGCTGCCCGTCGGCGACGGCCTGCTGGCCGCGAAGAAGATCGGCTGA
- the sigE gene encoding RNA polymerase sigma factor SigE, which produces MSGRGESPAGSGGGARTSWEDVVTRHSDRVFRLAYRLTGNRPDAEDLTQEVFVRVFRSLDGFTETETGSFEGWLHRITTNLFLDQARRKQRLRFDALSTERAEAMAASAPGPAAAVGDRTFDDDVEGALAQLSPEFRVAVVLCDVEGMTYDEIADILGVKIGTVRSRIHRGRAQLRQALAHRAPAAGRTRYAGPRTGPLPAVRTAAQGAAEAARRVTTGTAEGLVGRRMAPAGPR; this is translated from the coding sequence GTGAGTGGCCGAGGTGAGAGTCCCGCGGGCAGCGGGGGAGGCGCGCGCACGTCCTGGGAGGACGTGGTCACGCGGCACTCCGACCGGGTCTTCCGGCTCGCCTACCGCCTGACCGGCAACCGCCCCGACGCCGAGGACCTGACGCAGGAGGTCTTCGTCCGGGTGTTCCGCAGCCTCGACGGCTTCACCGAGACCGAGACCGGCTCCTTCGAGGGCTGGCTCCACCGCATCACCACGAACCTGTTCCTCGACCAGGCGCGCCGCAAGCAGCGCCTGCGCTTCGACGCGCTGTCCACCGAGCGCGCGGAGGCCATGGCGGCCAGCGCCCCCGGGCCCGCTGCCGCCGTCGGCGACCGCACGTTCGACGACGACGTCGAGGGTGCCCTCGCGCAGCTCTCGCCGGAGTTCCGCGTCGCCGTGGTGCTGTGCGACGTCGAGGGCATGACCTACGACGAGATCGCCGACATCCTCGGCGTCAAGATCGGCACGGTGCGCTCCCGCATCCACCGCGGCCGCGCCCAGCTGCGCCAGGCGCTGGCCCACCGTGCGCCGGCCGCGGGCCGCACGCGCTACGCCGGTCCGCGCACCGGCCCCCTCCCCGCGGTGCGCACCGCCGCCCAGGGGGCGGCCGAGGCCGCGCGCCGGGTCACGACCGGCACCGCCGAGGGCCTGGTGGGCCGCCGCATGGCTCCCGCGGGGCCGAGGTGA
- a CDS encoding helix-turn-helix domain-containing protein, whose protein sequence is MASPRFLTLADVAEVLNTSSAQVYALVRRGDLPAIKIGGRGQWRVEDEQLEAYIQRMYAETRQFVDAHPYVEETTDADSRA, encoded by the coding sequence ATGGCCTCGCCCCGCTTCCTCACGCTCGCCGACGTCGCCGAGGTGCTCAACACCTCGAGCGCGCAGGTCTACGCGCTGGTCCGTCGCGGTGACCTGCCGGCCATCAAGATCGGCGGCCGGGGCCAGTGGCGGGTGGAGGACGAGCAGCTGGAGGCCTACATCCAGCGGATGTACGCGGAGACGCGCCAGTTCGTCGACGCCCATCCCTACGTGGAGGAGACCACGGACGCGGACTCGCGGGCGTGA
- a CDS encoding Re/Si-specific NAD(P)(+) transhydrogenase subunit alpha → MSQSRLGIVAESAPGEARVAGTPATVKQLVGLGYEVVVESGAGEAASFTDEAYAAAGAQVVTGDEAWSSAVVLKINAPTDAELARLADGATLISLLSPALRPELVEKLGRDALGKDITALAMDAVPRISRAQSMDVLSSMANIAGYRAVIEAAHEFGRFFTGQVTAAGKVPPAKVLVAGAGVAGLAAIGAASSLGAIVRATDPRPEVADQVKSIGGEYLEVVVPEEAKEVSSDGYAKATSDAYNARAAEIYSEQAADVDIVITTALIPGRAAPRLLTAADIASMKPGSVVVDMAAAQGGNVEGSVAGERVVTDNGVVILGYTDLAGRLPTQASQLFGTNLVNLLKLMTPEKDGTLVLDFDDVVQRGVAVVRAGETTWPPPPVQVSAAPAPAAPAAPAAPVEEKAPPSPARKYGLIGLGIALLFLVNATAPQPIPQHFTVLVLSIVIGYYVIGKVAHALHTPLMSVTNAISGIIVVGALVQITSDDTAVQVLSAVAILLASINIFGGFAVTRRMLAMFSKD, encoded by the coding sequence ATGAGTCAGTCACGCTTGGGGATCGTCGCCGAGTCGGCGCCCGGTGAGGCACGGGTCGCGGGCACGCCCGCGACGGTGAAGCAGCTGGTCGGCCTCGGCTACGAGGTCGTCGTCGAGTCGGGGGCCGGTGAAGCCGCCTCCTTCACGGACGAGGCGTACGCCGCGGCCGGCGCGCAGGTCGTCACCGGGGACGAGGCGTGGAGCAGCGCCGTGGTGCTCAAGATCAACGCCCCCACGGACGCGGAGCTCGCCCGGCTCGCCGACGGCGCCACGCTGATCTCCCTGCTGAGCCCGGCCCTGCGCCCGGAGCTGGTCGAGAAGCTCGGACGCGACGCGCTGGGCAAGGACATCACCGCGCTCGCCATGGACGCGGTGCCGCGCATCTCCCGCGCCCAGTCGATGGACGTGCTCTCGTCGATGGCCAACATCGCGGGCTACCGCGCCGTCATCGAGGCCGCCCACGAGTTCGGCCGCTTCTTCACCGGCCAGGTCACGGCGGCGGGCAAGGTGCCGCCGGCGAAGGTGCTCGTCGCGGGCGCCGGCGTGGCCGGTCTCGCGGCGATCGGTGCGGCGTCGTCGCTCGGCGCCATCGTGCGCGCGACCGACCCGCGGCCCGAGGTCGCGGACCAGGTGAAGTCGATCGGTGGCGAGTACCTCGAGGTCGTCGTGCCCGAGGAGGCCAAGGAGGTCTCGTCCGACGGCTACGCCAAGGCCACGAGCGACGCCTACAACGCCCGTGCCGCGGAGATCTACTCCGAGCAGGCGGCGGACGTCGACATCGTCATCACCACGGCGCTGATCCCGGGCCGGGCCGCCCCCCGCCTCCTGACGGCGGCTGACATCGCGTCGATGAAGCCCGGTTCGGTCGTCGTCGACATGGCGGCCGCCCAGGGCGGCAACGTCGAGGGCTCGGTGGCCGGCGAGCGCGTGGTCACCGACAACGGCGTCGTCATCCTCGGCTACACCGACCTCGCGGGCCGCCTGCCCACGCAGGCCTCCCAGCTGTTCGGCACCAACCTCGTCAACCTGCTCAAGCTGATGACCCCGGAGAAGGACGGCACCCTGGTGCTCGACTTCGACGACGTGGTCCAGCGCGGCGTGGCGGTCGTGCGCGCCGGCGAGACGACGTGGCCCCCGCCGCCCGTCCAGGTGTCGGCTGCCCCGGCGCCGGCCGCCCCGGCGGCTCCCGCCGCTCCCGTTGAGGAGAAGGCGCCGCCGTCGCCGGCCCGGAAGTACGGCCTCATCGGCCTGGGCATCGCGCTGCTGTTCCTCGTCAACGCGACCGCGCCCCAGCCGATCCCGCAGCACTTCACCGTGCTCGTGCTGTCGATCGTCATCGGCTACTACGTGATCGGCAAGGTCGCGCACGCGCTGCACACGCCGCTCATGTCCGTGACCAACGCGATCTCCGGGATCATCGTGGTCGGCGCCCTCGTGCAGATCACGTCCGACGACACGGCCGTCCAGGTGCTCTCGGCCGTCGCGATCCTCCTGGCGAGCATCAACATCTTCGGCGGATTCGCCGTGACCCGTCGCATGCTTGCGATGTTCTCGAAGGACTGA
- the pntB gene encoding Re/Si-specific NAD(P)(+) transhydrogenase subunit beta: protein MTDNLLDISVAAYIVAALLFILSLAGLSKHETARAGVGYGIAGMAIALVATIALAVDGAETLGVVLLIGAVLIGAGIGLWRARIVEMTGMPELIALLHSFVGLAAVLVGWNGHLEHPPYVGALEDIHRAEVFIGVFIGAVTFTGSIVAYLKLSAKIKSAPLVLPGKNAINLGALAAFAGLTVWYVLDNQLWLLIVVTLVALALGWHLVASIGGGDMPVVVSMLNSYSGWAAAAAGFLLSNDLLIVTGALVGSSGAYLSYIMCKAMNRSFISVIAGGFGIEAASSGDTDYGEHREIDAAGVAELLKTASSVIITPGYGMAVAQAQYPVADLTKRLRERGVEVRFGIHPVAGRLPGHMNVLLAEAKVPYDIVLEMDEINDDFASTSVVLVIGANDTVNPAANDDPSSPIAGMPVLTVWEAEDVIVFKRSMAVGYAGVQNPLFFRDNTQMLFGDAKDRVEDIIRAL from the coding sequence GTGACCGACAACCTCCTGGACATCTCCGTCGCGGCGTACATCGTCGCGGCCCTGCTCTTCATCCTCAGCCTCGCCGGTCTCAGCAAGCACGAGACGGCCCGGGCGGGCGTGGGCTACGGCATCGCCGGCATGGCGATCGCCCTCGTCGCCACCATCGCGCTGGCCGTCGACGGCGCCGAGACGCTCGGTGTCGTGCTCCTCATCGGGGCGGTGCTCATCGGCGCCGGCATCGGCCTCTGGCGGGCACGCATCGTCGAGATGACGGGCATGCCCGAGCTCATCGCGCTGCTCCACTCGTTCGTCGGCCTCGCCGCGGTGCTCGTCGGCTGGAACGGCCACCTGGAGCACCCGCCGTACGTCGGTGCGCTCGAGGACATCCACCGCGCCGAGGTCTTCATCGGCGTCTTCATCGGCGCGGTCACCTTCACGGGCTCGATCGTGGCGTACCTGAAGCTCAGCGCGAAGATCAAGTCCGCCCCGCTCGTGCTGCCCGGCAAGAACGCCATCAACCTCGGCGCGCTCGCGGCCTTCGCGGGACTGACGGTCTGGTACGTGCTGGACAACCAGCTGTGGCTGCTCATCGTGGTCACGCTCGTCGCGCTGGCGCTCGGCTGGCACCTCGTCGCCTCCATCGGCGGCGGCGACATGCCGGTGGTCGTCTCGATGCTCAACAGCTACTCCGGCTGGGCGGCGGCCGCGGCGGGCTTCCTGCTCTCCAACGACCTGCTCATCGTCACCGGTGCGCTCGTGGGCTCCTCGGGTGCCTACCTCAGCTACATCATGTGCAAGGCGATGAACCGCTCGTTCATCTCCGTCATCGCGGGCGGCTTCGGCATCGAGGCGGCGTCGTCGGGCGACACCGACTACGGCGAGCACCGGGAGATCGACGCCGCGGGCGTCGCGGAGCTGCTCAAGACCGCGTCCAGCGTGATCATCACGCCGGGCTACGGCATGGCGGTGGCCCAGGCTCAGTACCCGGTCGCCGACCTCACCAAGCGGCTGCGCGAGCGGGGCGTCGAGGTGCGGTTCGGCATCCACCCCGTCGCCGGCCGGCTGCCCGGGCACATGAACGTGCTGCTCGCCGAGGCGAAGGTGCCCTACGACATCGTGCTCGAGATGGACGAGATCAACGACGACTTCGCCTCGACGTCGGTCGTGCTCGTCATCGGCGCGAACGACACCGTGAACCCGGCCGCGAACGACGACCCGTCGAGCCCGATCGCGGGCATGCCGGTGCTGACGGTCTGGGAGGCGGAGGACGTCATCGTCTTCAAGCGCTCGATGGCCGTGGGCTACGCGGGCGTGCAGAACCCGCTGTTCTTCCGTGACAACACGCAGATGCTCTTCGGTGACGCGAAGGACCGCGTGGAGGACATCATCCGGGCGCTCTGA
- a CDS encoding trypsin-like peptidase domain-containing protein — MTGRDAEGQPREHHDEHQPESTRPIASYPAPGADASPRHGDAPRDDDTQDFPTLGTDRSGGPKHAAGGGFGLLPAAPAGTTRARRSAVPGWLLPTVILLALVVGAGGGALGGMAYQASRDDDAGSGRGSQVSGTEGLDVDTTPPLDEDNTSVAAVASQLLPSTLQVFALSEDGDDATGSGFVFDGEGHIITNNHVIESAVDGGTVEVQATDGRKFEVEVVGRSPVYDIAVLRADEARELAPVSFGSADDLVVGEGVVAIGSPLGLAATVTAGIVSAKNRPVTTGNADDGASYINAVQTDAAINPGNSGGPLVDLAGQVVGVNSAIATTGGISGSGGSIGVGFAIPSEQVLRTAGQIIADGEATYPVIGAQVQVGGEGAGEGALVDEVNEGSPAEDAGLVEGDVVTAVNGQVVTGGAELIVALRSYAPGDEVELTVLRDGEERSVQIVLGEQTG; from the coding sequence GTGACGGGACGCGACGCCGAGGGGCAGCCGCGCGAGCACCACGACGAGCACCAGCCGGAGTCGACGCGCCCCATCGCGTCGTACCCGGCCCCGGGGGCCGACGCGAGCCCGCGCCACGGCGACGCCCCCCGTGACGACGACACCCAGGACTTCCCCACGCTCGGCACCGACCGGAGCGGGGGCCCCAAGCACGCCGCGGGCGGCGGCTTCGGGCTGCTGCCGGCGGCCCCGGCCGGTACGACGCGGGCACGCCGCAGCGCTGTCCCCGGCTGGCTGCTCCCCACCGTGATCCTCCTGGCGCTGGTCGTCGGCGCGGGCGGCGGCGCACTCGGCGGGATGGCCTACCAGGCGTCCCGCGACGACGACGCCGGCTCCGGGCGGGGCTCGCAGGTCAGCGGCACCGAGGGTCTGGACGTGGACACCACCCCGCCGCTCGACGAGGACAACACGTCGGTGGCGGCCGTCGCCTCGCAGCTGCTCCCCAGCACGCTGCAGGTCTTCGCCCTGTCCGAGGACGGCGACGACGCGACCGGCTCGGGCTTCGTCTTCGACGGCGAGGGCCACATCATCACCAACAACCACGTCATCGAGTCCGCGGTGGACGGCGGCACCGTCGAGGTGCAGGCCACCGACGGCCGCAAGTTCGAGGTCGAGGTGGTCGGGCGCAGCCCGGTCTACGACATCGCCGTGCTCCGCGCCGACGAGGCGCGGGAGCTGGCGCCGGTGTCCTTCGGGTCGGCCGACGACCTGGTCGTCGGTGAGGGCGTCGTCGCGATCGGTTCGCCCCTGGGGCTCGCCGCGACCGTGACCGCCGGCATCGTGAGCGCGAAGAACCGTCCCGTGACCACGGGCAACGCCGACGACGGCGCCTCCTACATCAACGCCGTCCAGACCGACGCGGCCATCAATCCCGGCAACTCGGGCGGACCGCTGGTCGACCTCGCCGGTCAGGTGGTCGGTGTGAACTCCGCGATCGCCACGACCGGCGGCATCAGCGGCTCCGGCGGCAGCATCGGCGTCGGCTTCGCGATCCCCTCCGAGCAGGTGCTCCGCACGGCCGGCCAGATCATCGCGGACGGCGAGGCGACGTACCCCGTCATCGGCGCCCAGGTGCAGGTCGGCGGCGAGGGCGCCGGCGAGGGCGCGCTCGTCGACGAGGTCAACGAGGGCAGCCCGGCGGAGGACGCCGGACTGGTCGAGGGCGACGTCGTGACCGCCGTCAACGGCCAGGTCGTGACGGGGGGCGCGGAGCTGATCGTCGCGCTGCGCAGCTATGCGCCCGGCGACGAGGTCGAGCTGACGGTGCTCCGGGACGGCGAGGAGCGCAGCGTCCAGATCGTGCTCGGCGAGCAGACCGGCTGA
- a CDS encoding DUF2817 domain-containing protein, which yields MKPPRSSRVPFLSLLVGLLAVAMLVGSPVAQAKPRVVAVPPAPDAAAAVAKPYTQSAKWVYGRTAQGRDLVAYRVGNYDAKFTAMVVVGMHGNEQGVNGIATGLRELAAAGRFTAVDLWIVPAYNPDGLVAKRRQNSRGVDLNRNFPHNWRPLTGNYYAGNQAASEVETHSFMKVLDKAQPDLLLSFHQPLNGVDIDTKYPSWSRYVAQGLNLPLKNFNCGGVCSGTMTGWYNARYPGIAMTVEYGARPDATYMRTYAPRRVAALFQRAGGAS from the coding sequence ATGAAGCCGCCGCGCTCGTCTCGGGTCCCGTTCCTCTCCCTCCTCGTCGGTCTCCTCGCCGTCGCGATGCTCGTCGGGTCGCCGGTGGCCCAGGCGAAGCCCCGGGTGGTGGCGGTGCCGCCGGCGCCCGACGCCGCGGCCGCGGTGGCGAAGCCCTACACGCAGTCCGCGAAGTGGGTCTACGGCCGCACCGCGCAGGGCCGCGACCTCGTGGCCTACCGGGTGGGCAACTACGACGCGAAGTTCACCGCGATGGTCGTGGTCGGCATGCACGGCAACGAGCAGGGCGTGAACGGCATCGCGACCGGGCTGCGCGAGCTGGCGGCCGCCGGTCGCTTCACCGCCGTCGACCTGTGGATCGTGCCGGCCTACAACCCGGACGGGCTGGTGGCCAAGCGGCGCCAGAACTCCCGCGGCGTCGACCTCAACCGCAACTTCCCGCACAACTGGCGGCCCCTGACCGGCAACTACTACGCCGGCAACCAGGCGGCCTCCGAGGTCGAGACGCACAGCTTCATGAAGGTGCTCGACAAGGCGCAGCCCGACCTGCTGCTCAGCTTCCACCAGCCGCTCAACGGCGTGGACATCGACACCAAGTACCCCAGCTGGTCGCGCTACGTCGCCCAGGGCCTCAACCTGCCGCTGAAGAACTTCAACTGCGGCGGCGTCTGCTCCGGCACGATGACGGGCTGGTACAACGCCCGCTACCCCGGCATCGCCATGACCGTGGAGTACGGCGCGCGGCCCGACGCGACCTACATGCGCACGTACGCACCGCGTCGTGTCGCCGCCCTCTTCCAGCGTGCGGGCGGCGCGTCCTGA
- a CDS encoding DUF3117 domain-containing protein: MAAMKPRTGDGPLEVTKEGRGIVMRVPLEGGGRLVVELNAEEAGNLGDALKAVVS, translated from the coding sequence ATGGCGGCGATGAAGCCGAGGACCGGCGACGGTCCGCTCGAGGTCACCAAGGAGGGTCGCGGCATCGTCATGCGCGTTCCCCTCGAGGGTGGTGGCCGCCTCGTCGTGGAGCTCAACGCCGAGGAGGCCGGCAACCTCGGTGACGCCCTCAAGGCCGTCGTCTCCTGA